From the genome of Verrucomicrobiia bacterium, one region includes:
- a CDS encoding ATP-binding protein, whose translation MFATLFGLIICSSIAVMVAGLLSYLRNPEKLQNRLFLALSLKVGLWAIFNFLGSNIVDPTLTQVFVYLDFIFALLLGWSLLSFVVVTTWQLEGMKMSRVLLSRRFVVGAGIFNTLLIVGLASGAMIDVSVAMSELEVHMSPLFFLYLVPLVGYLLGACILLVRGYRVARHAERQQLGLMVLGLVVTVIANLLSNLVFPELFAERSTVVALNLVGYLGLFFFVLCIYLAITMRQLFDIRLVLARSVTYVTLVGLIAAFYAAVLILIGYLFLGGQDLNTRTLATNIAVTFVVAVTFPFLRKALSRVTDRIFFRGAYDAEMFVDQMNAIATANLDINRLLRQSTLLFHDMLKSAHCVFLIFEEKDGIKHVIGEQKASLDYRSLAEELRPALYARRCFTKDELEDSKLKSKLQRAASDVIMPLYANNVLVGCGLLDIKQDGAAYTRQDMRVLDVAAASLSIAVQNALRFEEIQNFNVTLQEQIERATHKLQKTNEKLRALDETKDDFISMASHQLRTPLTSVKGYLSMVIEGDAGKITSKQEKLLNQAFVSSQRMVYLIADLLNVSRLRTGKFVIESTATNLADVIEGEVDQLVEVAEGRELKLAYTKPKDFPSLMLDETKIRQVLMNFIDNAIYYTPAGGHIEVKLEETADSITLKVVDDGIGVPRHEQHHLFTKFFRANNAKKARPDGTGLGLFMAKKVIIAQGGSIVFRSREGHGSTFGFTFGKAKLQLSARSVNSPSQQAGTTDNEKMN comes from the coding sequence ATGTTCGCCACATTATTTGGGCTGATTATCTGTAGCTCGATAGCTGTCATGGTGGCCGGGTTATTGAGTTATCTTCGTAATCCAGAAAAACTTCAGAACCGACTTTTTCTTGCCCTTAGTCTAAAGGTGGGGCTGTGGGCAATTTTTAACTTCCTTGGGAGTAATATCGTTGACCCAACGCTGACCCAGGTTTTTGTCTACCTGGACTTTATATTTGCGCTCTTGCTGGGCTGGTCCTTGCTGTCCTTTGTGGTAGTCACCACGTGGCAGCTTGAGGGTATGAAGATGTCTCGCGTGCTGTTATCCAGGCGTTTTGTTGTTGGCGCGGGGATCTTTAACACCTTGCTTATTGTGGGGCTTGCATCGGGCGCAATGATAGATGTGTCAGTTGCAATGAGTGAACTCGAGGTTCATATGAGTCCACTGTTTTTCTTGTATCTCGTTCCGCTGGTTGGATACTTGCTGGGTGCCTGTATCTTGCTAGTTCGTGGATACAGGGTTGCTCGCCACGCCGAGAGGCAGCAGCTAGGACTCATGGTGTTGGGTCTGGTCGTAACGGTTATAGCTAATCTGCTGAGCAACCTAGTGTTTCCGGAGCTTTTTGCCGAGCGATCTACCGTCGTGGCCCTTAATCTTGTGGGCTATCTGGGTTTGTTCTTCTTTGTGCTGTGCATATACCTGGCCATCACCATGCGTCAGCTCTTTGATATCCGACTGGTCCTAGCCCGAAGCGTCACATACGTGACATTGGTTGGCTTGATCGCTGCCTTTTATGCGGCGGTCTTGATTCTTATTGGGTATTTGTTCTTGGGGGGACAGGATTTGAACACCAGGACTCTTGCGACCAACATTGCGGTGACATTTGTGGTGGCAGTGACCTTTCCGTTTTTGCGAAAAGCCCTGTCTAGGGTGACCGACAGAATATTCTTTCGTGGAGCTTATGATGCGGAAATGTTTGTTGATCAAATGAACGCTATTGCCACTGCAAACCTAGATATCAACCGACTACTCAGACAATCTACTCTGTTGTTCCATGACATGCTTAAATCTGCCCACTGTGTATTCCTGATCTTTGAGGAAAAGGACGGAATAAAGCATGTCATAGGTGAACAGAAAGCCAGTCTGGACTACCGCTCACTGGCCGAAGAGCTCAGGCCCGCATTGTATGCAAGGCGGTGTTTCACAAAAGACGAACTAGAAGACAGCAAGCTCAAATCAAAGCTGCAGCGAGCTGCTTCAGATGTCATCATGCCGCTGTATGCAAACAACGTTTTGGTAGGCTGCGGCTTGCTGGATATCAAGCAAGACGGGGCTGCTTATACACGTCAAGACATGCGCGTGCTGGATGTGGCAGCCGCCAGCTTGTCGATTGCTGTTCAGAACGCCTTGCGGTTTGAGGAGATTCAGAACTTCAACGTTACCCTGCAAGAGCAGATTGAGCGGGCGACGCATAAGCTGCAAAAGACTAACGAAAAGCTTCGGGCGTTGGACGAGACCAAAGATGACTTTATTAGTATGGCCTCGCACCAGCTACGTACACCGCTGACAAGCGTAAAGGGCTATCTGAGTATGGTTATAGAGGGCGATGCCGGTAAGATAACCAGCAAACAAGAGAAGCTGCTCAACCAAGCTTTTGTCAGTAGCCAGCGCATGGTCTATCTGATTGCTGACCTGCTGAACGTGTCACGCTTGCGCACTGGCAAGTTTGTCATAGAATCTACCGCCACTAATTTGGCTGACGTCATTGAAGGCGAGGTAGATCAGCTGGTAGAAGTGGCCGAGGGCCGGGAGCTGAAGCTGGCCTATACCAAGCCCAAAGATTTCCCGAGCCTTATGCTAGACGAGACAAAGATTCGCCAGGTGCTCATGAACTTTATAGACAACGCCATTTACTACACTCCCGCCGGCGGGCATATAGAGGTCAAGCTGGAGGAAACGGCGGACAGTATCACGCTAAAAGTCGTAGACGACGGTATCGGAGTGCCCCGGCACGAACAGCACCACCTGTTTACTAAGTTTTTCCGCGCCAACAATGCCAAAAAAGCTCGGCCCGACGGTACGGGGCTGGGACTATTTATGGCCAAGAAGGTTATTATTGCCCAAGGTGGTAGCATAGTATTCAGGAGTCGTGAAGGCCATGGCAGCACTTTTGGCTTTACCTTTGGCAAGGCTAAGCTACAACTCTCTGCTCGTTCTGTGAACTCTCCGTCACAACAAGCCGGCACCACCGATAATGAGAAAATGAATTAA
- a CDS encoding ABC transporter ATP-binding protein yields MPTTRSKQAIRIDKVSIVYGQNTAVDNVSFSVRTGSVHALIGPNGSGKSSIIHAVMGINPLHAGQIEVAGTSVYGDGTSLAALRREFGIVPDEDDLIEPLTGHEYARLSAALYGLDSDQAHARIQELGELFELKALDDRIGSYSHGMRKKLAFIAAMVAKPALYIIDEPTNGLDPDMILLIKEIILSLKRNGKSVLLATHNLDFAQDIADDITMIRSKRIASGSVKEVLQKAKAKTLEEAYLKLSGGQKKHEAIESYIVD; encoded by the coding sequence ATGCCCACTACTCGGAGTAAACAAGCAATTCGGATCGATAAAGTAAGTATCGTATATGGCCAGAATACGGCCGTAGACAACGTATCTTTTTCGGTACGGACGGGTAGTGTGCATGCCCTCATTGGACCAAACGGAAGTGGCAAGAGCAGCATTATCCATGCGGTCATGGGAATCAATCCTCTCCACGCTGGCCAAATTGAGGTTGCTGGCACATCTGTGTATGGCGATGGGACAAGTCTGGCAGCCTTGCGGCGTGAGTTTGGTATCGTTCCCGACGAGGACGACCTGATTGAACCGTTGACCGGGCACGAATATGCCCGTCTTTCGGCAGCGCTTTACGGCTTGGACTCTGATCAGGCACATGCAAGAATCCAGGAACTGGGTGAGCTATTTGAGCTAAAGGCTCTAGATGATCGTATTGGTTCGTACTCGCATGGCATGCGCAAGAAGCTGGCATTTATTGCAGCCATGGTCGCCAAACCAGCTCTCTATATTATTGATGAGCCTACCAACGGCTTGGACCCAGACATGATCTTGCTGATCAAAGAAATCATCTTGTCTCTCAAGAGAAACGGCAAGAGCGTTTTGCTAGCTACACATAATCTGGATTTTGCCCAAGACATTGCTGACGACATTACGATGATTCGGTCTAAGCGTATAGCCAGCGGCAGCGTGAAAGAAGTTTTGCAAAAGGCCAAAGCAAAGACACTCGAAGAGGCTTATTTAAAGTTAAGCGGTGGGCAGAAAAAGCATGAAGCAATCGAATCCTATATTGTTGATTAG
- a CDS encoding response regulator, whose protein sequence is MSSHIKIAIIEDDQAIAQMYRIKFEAEGYQVETADNGRRGLALAEHLKPDIILLDLMMPEMNGDEMLQKLRGTDWGKNIKVIVLTNMGEQEAPDIIKELNVRRFIVKAEMTPRQVAEMVKAELAT, encoded by the coding sequence ATGAGCTCTCATATAAAGATCGCGATCATCGAGGACGACCAAGCCATTGCCCAGATGTATCGCATCAAGTTTGAGGCCGAAGGCTATCAGGTAGAGACCGCTGATAACGGCAGGCGCGGCCTAGCCCTAGCAGAACACCTGAAGCCCGACATTATTCTTCTAGACCTGATGATGCCCGAAATGAACGGCGACGAGATGCTACAAAAACTTCGTGGCACCGACTGGGGCAAGAACATCAAAGTTATTGTTTTGACCAACATGGGCGAACAAGAAGCACCCGACATTATCAAAGAACTCAACGTCCGCCGTTTTATCGTAAAAGCAGAGATGACACCCCGCCAGGTGGCCGAGATGGTCAAAGCCGAGCTGGCAACCTAG
- a CDS encoding response regulator: MSSLHKIAVIEDDPAIAAMYAFKLENCGYKVMTAHDGKQGLALVESFTPDLILLDLMMPEMNGDQMLQKMRATDWGSRIKVIILTNLSKDEAPHTLRLLNVDRYIVKAHYTPTQVCEVVDEILGTKR; encoded by the coding sequence ATGTCATCGCTCCACAAAATTGCCGTTATAGAAGATGATCCAGCGATAGCTGCTATGTATGCTTTCAAGTTGGAAAATTGTGGGTACAAGGTCATGACCGCCCACGATGGAAAGCAAGGCTTGGCACTCGTTGAGTCTTTTACTCCTGACTTGATTTTGCTAGATCTTATGATGCCCGAAATGAACGGTGATCAAATGTTGCAGAAGATGCGTGCCACCGACTGGGGCAGCAGGATAAAGGTTATTATTCTAACCAACCTCAGCAAAGACGAAGCCCCTCATACGCTGCGATTGCTGAATGTCGATCGCTATATCGTAAAAGCCCACTACACCCCTACCCAGGTATGCGAAGTCGTCGACGAAATCTTGGGCACTAAGCGGTGA
- a CDS encoding bifunctional 5,10-methylenetetrahydrofolate dehydrogenase/5,10-methenyltetrahydrofolate cyclohydrolase translates to MKLLNGKELADFIKQRQAQQVRALRQASGVVPKLAIIQCIDDPVIDTYVRLKKRYGADILVEVEHHKIEQSEIANLLQQLNKDDTVHGVIVQLPLVDPAQTDEIVNLVAPEKDVDALGKEAKFDPATPMAILWLLAGYNVDLKGKHILLIGRGKLVGAPLERMLLSADQDVEVIDRETTDLSAHTKGADVIITATGSPAILYPDMIKEGAVVVDAGVASESGKTVGDLAAEVYNRDDLTITPSKGGVGPLTVCALFDNVIRAARRTTE, encoded by the coding sequence ATGAAGCTACTAAACGGCAAGGAACTCGCTGATTTTATTAAGCAGCGCCAGGCCCAGCAGGTGCGTGCACTGCGTCAGGCCTCTGGCGTGGTACCCAAGCTGGCTATTATTCAGTGCATAGATGACCCCGTTATTGATACGTACGTTCGGCTCAAAAAACGCTACGGCGCAGACATCCTAGTAGAAGTAGAGCATCACAAAATAGAGCAATCAGAAATTGCAAATCTGTTGCAACAACTGAATAAAGACGACACCGTTCATGGCGTTATCGTTCAGTTGCCGCTAGTAGACCCTGCTCAGACTGACGAGATCGTAAACTTGGTGGCGCCAGAAAAAGACGTAGACGCCCTTGGCAAAGAGGCCAAGTTTGACCCAGCCACACCCATGGCAATACTGTGGCTACTGGCCGGCTATAACGTAGACCTGAAAGGCAAACACATCTTGCTGATTGGTCGTGGCAAGCTGGTGGGCGCACCATTGGAGCGCATGCTGTTATCTGCTGACCAAGATGTAGAAGTCATTGATCGCGAAACTACTGACCTGTCTGCTCACACAAAGGGTGCAGACGTTATCATCACCGCCACCGGCAGCCCTGCCATTTTGTATCCCGACATGATCAAAGAAGGGGCAGTAGTGGTAGACGCAGGTGTTGCCTCAGAATCTGGCAAAACTGTCGGCGACCTAGCAGCAGAAGTCTACAACCGCGACGACCTGACCATCACCCCCTCAAAGGGTGGTGTAGGACCTCTCACCGTCTGCGCCCTCTTTGATAATGTCATCCGCGCCGCTCGCCGCACAACAGAGTAG
- a CDS encoding PAS domain-containing sensor histidine kinase, producing MKAKTGQETAKGTEPVDSTHTIENRLRASEERYQAFIHNSNEGIWRVEVEKPISIRLSPTRQIELMYKYAYLAEANEAMARMYGLKAVEDIVGARLGDLLIQDDPKNIEYLKAFIANGYNLSGAESHEHDTKGNDKYFRNSLVGMVRDDHLVHAWGTQQNITEQRVALRALHASQERLELSLAASQTGMWEWDIANDKLTWTNELKRIFGLKAKDVVTYALYKQIVHPDDRQRVQSFIDKSLSDGSSYSFEHRVLWPNGTEHWVMGQGRAYLENGRAVRMVGTSMLIDKRKRYEIALHESEQRFRMMADTAPVLIWMAGPDKQRTYFNKPWLDFTGHTLPEELGSGWTKGIHPDDYERNLKTYNQAFDERASYSLEYRLHHHDGTYHWMLANGTPRYSPEGEFLGFIGSMTDIQEVKNTKKSKEELEEVNQKLREQQYQLVTLNNSKDEFISLASHQLRTPATGVKQYIGMLLEGYGGPLSKPQMKMLHTAYESNERQLNIIDDLLKVAHIDAGKVALRKQKVDLVDMIDDIIDEQADKFKQKKQGVSFRHVRKKVPASIDPERMRMVLENLIDNAGKYSPEGKKIMVQLKKNKDHVTISVTDEGVGIAQKDIPRLFQKFSRVSNSLSTLVGGTGLGLYWAEKIVSLHHGSIDVTSRLHKGSTFTIKIPQGKHTGDGN from the coding sequence GTGAAAGCCAAAACAGGTCAGGAGACGGCCAAAGGCACTGAACCAGTCGATAGCACACACACTATCGAGAATCGCTTGCGCGCCAGCGAAGAACGTTACCAGGCCTTTATTCATAACAGTAACGAAGGTATCTGGCGGGTCGAGGTCGAAAAGCCTATTTCTATAAGGCTATCGCCCACTCGGCAAATCGAGCTGATGTACAAGTACGCCTACTTGGCTGAGGCCAACGAAGCCATGGCCCGCATGTATGGGCTAAAAGCGGTCGAAGATATTGTGGGCGCCCGGCTGGGTGACCTGCTGATACAAGACGACCCAAAAAACATCGAATACCTCAAAGCTTTTATCGCCAACGGCTACAACCTCTCCGGTGCCGAGTCACACGAGCACGACACCAAGGGTAACGATAAATACTTCCGGAATAGTCTGGTAGGTATGGTGCGAGACGACCATTTGGTACATGCCTGGGGAACACAACAGAACATCACCGAGCAACGCGTTGCTCTACGGGCATTGCACGCCAGCCAGGAACGCCTAGAACTATCCCTAGCCGCTTCGCAAACCGGCATGTGGGAATGGGATATCGCCAACGACAAGCTGACCTGGACCAACGAGCTCAAGCGTATCTTTGGCCTGAAGGCCAAGGATGTTGTCACCTATGCGCTCTACAAACAAATCGTTCACCCTGACGACCGCCAACGCGTGCAATCATTCATAGACAAATCCCTCAGCGACGGCAGCAGCTACAGCTTTGAACACCGGGTGTTGTGGCCCAATGGCACTGAGCATTGGGTGATGGGCCAGGGCCGGGCCTACCTAGAAAACGGCCGGGCCGTGCGCATGGTGGGCACCAGCATGCTCATAGACAAACGCAAGCGATACGAGATAGCCCTGCACGAGAGCGAGCAACGTTTTCGAATGATGGCCGACACAGCTCCAGTACTGATCTGGATGGCCGGGCCAGACAAACAACGCACCTATTTTAATAAACCGTGGCTGGATTTTACCGGCCACACCCTCCCCGAAGAGCTGGGGAGCGGCTGGACCAAAGGCATCCACCCAGACGACTACGAGCGCAATCTAAAAACCTATAACCAAGCTTTTGATGAGCGCGCCTCCTACAGTCTGGAATATCGCCTGCACCACCACGATGGCACCTACCATTGGATGCTGGCCAATGGCACTCCGCGCTATTCACCCGAGGGCGAGTTCTTGGGATTTATTGGCTCCATGACCGACATACAAGAGGTCAAAAACACCAAGAAAAGCAAAGAGGAGCTGGAGGAGGTCAACCAAAAATTACGCGAACAGCAGTACCAGTTGGTGACACTAAACAACTCCAAGGACGAGTTTATTTCGCTGGCATCGCACCAGCTACGTACACCGGCTACGGGGGTCAAGCAGTACATCGGCATGCTGCTAGAGGGGTATGGGGGGCCGCTCAGCAAGCCTCAGATGAAGATGCTACATACCGCCTATGAAAGCAACGAACGCCAGCTGAATATCATCGACGACTTACTCAAGGTGGCACACATAGACGCCGGCAAGGTCGCCCTGCGCAAGCAAAAGGTCGACCTGGTGGACATGATAGACGACATCATCGACGAGCAAGCCGACAAGTTCAAGCAAAAGAAACAAGGCGTCAGCTTTAGGCACGTGCGTAAAAAAGTGCCAGCGTCTATAGACCCCGAACGCATGCGCATGGTCCTAGAGAACTTGATAGACAATGCCGGCAAATACTCGCCCGAGGGCAAGAAAATCATGGTGCAGCTGAAGAAAAACAAAGACCACGTTACTATCAGCGTTACGGACGAAGGCGTAGGTATTGCCCAAAAAGATATCCCTCGCTTGTTTCAAAAGTTCTCACGCGTCAGCAATTCGTTATCTACACTAGTCGGCGGTACCGGTTTGGGATTATACTGGGCGGAGAAGATCGTGAGTCTCCACCATGGCAGCATTGACGTTACTTCAAGGCTGCATAAAGGGTCGACATTTACCATAAAAATCCCTCAAGGCAAGCACACAGGAGATGGGAACTAA
- a CDS encoding phosphatidylglycerol lysyltransferase domain-containing protein yields the protein MKTDAHAFKTFPEFSKLTLADRELYEELIAQYPPIDEITFPILMTWWSDLGDCMVALLNGNLVICYWRPGDEKNSGLCLVGNKLIDESMATIFDWLRAQGELMHLVHVPEFVVSSMKYPEMYTFTSERGYDECIVSVKTLCSLSKMIQYRRWKIRRFKSEVNDERVVLKNLDLDSDQNQELLLEAMDRWKIKGRLNVINKREEEILKVCIRQASDFGYENVCLFIDGELHSFLLYQLTTDPDYVIVDYSRYSYAAPHLFEFAVYEYAQYLRDLDITYANIVLDMDVPILRTVKLALGPRNFFRKYTVQPKQ from the coding sequence ATGAAGACCGACGCCCATGCCTTTAAGACGTTTCCGGAGTTTTCTAAGCTGACCTTAGCAGATCGAGAGCTATATGAAGAGCTGATTGCTCAGTATCCTCCCATTGATGAGATAACTTTTCCGATTTTAATGACATGGTGGAGTGATTTGGGTGATTGTATGGTGGCGCTACTGAATGGCAATCTCGTAATCTGTTATTGGAGGCCCGGAGACGAAAAAAACTCTGGATTATGTCTTGTGGGCAACAAGCTCATTGATGAGTCAATGGCAACGATATTTGATTGGCTACGTGCCCAGGGAGAGTTGATGCATCTGGTTCATGTGCCAGAATTTGTGGTAAGTAGCATGAAATACCCCGAGATGTATACGTTTACCTCTGAAAGAGGCTATGACGAATGCATTGTCTCTGTAAAAACTCTCTGCTCCCTTAGCAAGATGATACAGTATCGTCGCTGGAAAATCCGCAGATTCAAATCTGAGGTGAATGACGAACGCGTGGTTCTTAAAAATCTGGACCTAGATTCTGACCAAAATCAAGAGCTGTTACTGGAGGCAATGGATCGTTGGAAAATCAAAGGTCGCCTGAATGTGATTAACAAACGAGAGGAGGAGATTCTGAAGGTGTGTATTAGGCAAGCCTCAGACTTCGGATACGAGAATGTGTGTCTATTTATAGATGGTGAGCTGCATAGTTTTCTTTTGTACCAACTGACCACGGATCCTGACTATGTCATCGTAGATTATTCTCGCTATAGCTACGCAGCCCCTCATCTTTTTGAGTTTGCAGTTTATGAGTATGCTCAGTATCTGAGGGACTTGGATATTACTTATGCAAATATAGTGCTTGATATGGACGTTCCTATTTTACGTACGGTGAAACTCGCGCTTGGGCCCCGCAATTTCTTTAGGAAGTACACAGTTCAGCCTAAGCAATGA
- a CDS encoding type II toxin-antitoxin system PemK/MazF family toxin: protein MSAPKAFGVYTARFPFLDSAETKIRPVIVASKPQGPHGVIAVVPVSSRPTREDIDVTINEWSHAGLLKLSVARVHRLTTMLQADLIAELGVLDQKEIKALQASLKKFLNL from the coding sequence GTGAGCGCACCTAAGGCCTTCGGGGTATATACTGCGCGATTTCCTTTTTTAGACTCTGCGGAAACGAAAATTCGTCCAGTCATTGTAGCAAGTAAGCCGCAAGGTCCGCACGGGGTGATTGCAGTTGTACCGGTTTCTTCAAGACCAACACGTGAGGACATTGATGTGACCATTAATGAGTGGAGTCATGCAGGCTTGCTAAAGCTGTCTGTAGCCCGGGTGCACAGACTTACGACTATGCTCCAAGCTGATTTGATTGCTGAGCTTGGAGTGTTAGATCAGAAAGAAATCAAAGCGCTACAAGCCTCGCTGAAAAAGTTCCTTAATCTCTAG
- the murD gene encoding UDP-N-acetylmuramoyl-L-alanine--D-glutamate ligase: protein MKIAILGFEGQGKSAYDYWGKPENDITICDIDTKKHIPPGAKKQLGPEYLEKLDQYDLIIRTPVIHPRQIQEANPDAPDILEKIWTNTNEFLEVCPTRNIIGVTGTKGKGTTCILIARMLEAAGHRVHLGGNIGIPPLDMLKDGIKPDDWVVLELANFQLIDLKSSPHIAVCLLIEPEHLNWHADIDEYVEAKRQLFVHQAEQDIAIYYANNHYSQAIAESTAGSIMPFMADPGAYVTDNAEGEEYVMIDHHKICDISDIKLLGKHNWQNVCAAVTAVWNITQDVPAIRKAIAGLAGLPHRLERVREVDGVTYYNDSFASAPPATVAAMDAIVGSKVMLIGGFDRGLDLGELARGIVKHQEDLRRVIIIGQSAPHIEKALSVHGFTNYDVLQDAAMKNVVDHAKSAAHPGDKVVLSPGFASFDMFKNFEDRGIQYKEAVNAL, encoded by the coding sequence ATGAAGATAGCTATCTTGGGCTTTGAAGGACAGGGCAAGTCGGCCTACGACTATTGGGGCAAACCCGAAAACGATATTACTATTTGCGATATTGACACCAAAAAGCACATCCCGCCTGGTGCAAAAAAACAGTTGGGGCCAGAATACCTGGAAAAGTTGGACCAATACGATCTAATTATTCGCACCCCCGTTATTCATCCTCGGCAAATCCAAGAGGCAAATCCCGATGCACCGGATATCCTAGAAAAAATCTGGACCAATACCAACGAATTCCTCGAGGTCTGTCCCACCCGCAATATCATTGGCGTCACCGGCACAAAGGGTAAAGGCACTACCTGTATCCTTATTGCCCGGATGCTAGAAGCAGCCGGCCACCGAGTACATCTGGGCGGTAATATTGGCATACCACCATTGGACATGCTAAAGGACGGTATCAAGCCAGATGATTGGGTGGTACTAGAGCTAGCCAACTTCCAGCTGATAGATCTCAAATCGTCACCCCATATTGCCGTCTGCCTGCTAATCGAGCCCGAACACCTCAACTGGCATGCCGACATAGACGAATATGTAGAGGCTAAACGCCAGCTATTTGTCCACCAGGCAGAACAAGACATTGCCATTTATTACGCCAACAACCACTATTCCCAAGCTATAGCAGAATCTACCGCCGGCAGTATCATGCCCTTCATGGCCGACCCGGGTGCCTACGTGACCGACAACGCCGAAGGCGAAGAGTACGTCATGATAGACCACCACAAAATTTGTGACATATCAGACATCAAACTCTTGGGCAAACACAACTGGCAAAATGTCTGCGCTGCCGTCACCGCTGTATGGAATATCACCCAAGACGTGCCAGCTATTCGTAAGGCCATTGCCGGTCTGGCTGGCCTACCCCACCGCCTGGAGCGCGTCCGTGAGGTAGACGGCGTAACTTATTACAACGACTCTTTTGCATCCGCACCCCCAGCTACTGTAGCGGCCATGGACGCAATTGTTGGCAGCAAAGTCATGCTTATTGGCGGCTTTGACCGCGGGCTGGATCTGGGCGAACTAGCTCGTGGTATCGTCAAACACCAAGAGGACCTACGGCGGGTTATTATCATCGGCCAATCAGCCCCTCATATAGAAAAAGCCTTGTCCGTGCATGGTTTTACCAATTACGACGTACTGCAAGACGCCGCCATGAAAAATGTTGTCGATCACGCCAAGTCCGCTGCTCATCCCGGCGACAAGGTAGTGCTGTCACCAGGTTTTGCCAGTTTTGATATGTTCAAGAACTTCGAGGACCGAGGCATCCAGTACAAAGAAGCAGTGAACGCCCTATGA
- a CDS encoding endonuclease domain-containing protein, with protein sequence MRPNKYNQFIFEDYQFDENTKILKLQYAFDDALKLTETYKFDFDFAQYNQATLDRAFQLLFFMAGVSYYKMYIPSEIVVRRGQLDRPLASFFSKTYQRGLGEFWYENQLDPRTPVTFPITTNVIKEAHHTGTGPLASVGGGKDSLVAIELLRPKHSDLATWSVNHRPQLTPLVERIGLPHKWVERQWDKQIMELKEKDALNGHIPISAIFACVGTVVAILTGKRDVVMANEQSANEPTLHYQGVAINHQYSKSEEFEQDFQAVLTLFFGDSIRYYSLLRPFSELRIAEFFARLSFEKYKDVFSSCNRAYIHTSDRMSWCGECPKCAFIFLMLTPFIPRADLEKLWSGKNLLHDPKLEPTYEQLLGIAGEKPLECVGEVKESRAAMTMAQTVYPDLLKYHYELPPNYDYKTIYPSRMPEDMLRLAISQV encoded by the coding sequence ATGAGACCCAACAAATACAATCAATTCATCTTTGAAGACTACCAGTTTGACGAAAACACCAAAATACTAAAGCTCCAATATGCTTTTGATGATGCCCTCAAGCTGACCGAAACCTACAAGTTCGACTTTGATTTTGCGCAGTACAACCAAGCAACCCTAGACCGCGCCTTTCAGCTGCTGTTTTTTATGGCCGGCGTCTCTTACTACAAAATGTATATTCCTTCAGAAATTGTTGTGCGCCGTGGTCAGCTGGATAGGCCGCTCGCCAGCTTTTTCTCTAAGACCTATCAACGTGGTTTGGGTGAATTCTGGTATGAAAACCAACTAGACCCCCGCACACCGGTCACCTTTCCAATAACCACGAACGTTATCAAGGAAGCACACCATACCGGCACCGGCCCACTCGCGAGCGTAGGCGGCGGGAAAGACTCCCTGGTAGCCATAGAACTACTACGTCCTAAGCATTCTGACTTAGCCACCTGGAGTGTCAATCATCGCCCGCAGCTTACACCATTAGTCGAACGTATTGGGCTGCCCCACAAATGGGTAGAGCGTCAGTGGGACAAGCAAATTATGGAGCTTAAAGAAAAAGATGCCCTGAACGGTCATATTCCCATATCCGCTATCTTTGCCTGTGTGGGTACTGTCGTAGCCATCCTGACTGGTAAAAGAGACGTGGTTATGGCCAATGAGCAATCTGCCAACGAGCCAACTCTGCACTATCAAGGTGTAGCCATCAACCATCAGTACTCAAAATCCGAGGAATTCGAACAGGATTTTCAAGCAGTGCTGACTCTTTTTTTTGGTGATAGCATTCGCTACTACTCTCTGCTGCGTCCCTTTAGTGAGCTCCGCATTGCCGAGTTCTTTGCGCGCCTGAGTTTCGAGAAATACAAAGATGTTTTTAGCAGCTGTAACCGCGCCTACATACACACCAGTGACCGCATGTCGTGGTGTGGTGAATGTCCAAAGTGTGCCTTTATCTTCCTCATGCTCACACCGTTCATCCCCCGCGCGGATCTAGAAAAATTGTGGAGTGGCAAAAACCTGCTGCACGACCCCAAGCTAGAACCTACCTACGAACAGCTGCTGGGCATTGCCGGCGAAAAACCACTAGAGTGCGTGGGCGAAGTCAAAGAATCGCGGGCCGCCATGACCATGGCGCAAACCGTCTATCCAGACTTGCTCAAGTATCATTACGAGCTGCCGCCCAACTACGACTACAAAACCATCTACCCCAGCCGCATGCCCGAAGACATGCTACGACTGGCTATCTCCCAAGTATAA